Part of the Flavobacteriales bacterium genome, TTTTAGATCGTAAACTGTTTCTTCACCATTAGCATCAATAACTTTCAACGGTCCACTTTGTAAAGTGCTAATTAAAGCAGCATGGTTGTCAAGGATTCCTAAAGAGCCATCAGATCCAGGCAAAGTTACCGAAGTCGCTTCGCCTGAAAAAACACTTTTGTCTGGTGTAATTATTTCTAATTCCATGTTAGACTATATTTTTAAGCGTCTGCCATTAATTTTTTACCCTTCTCAATTGCCTCATCCATGTTTCCTACAAGGTTGAATGCAGCTTCAGGATATTCATCTACTTCTCCGTCCAAAATCATGTTGAAACCTTTGATAGTATCTTCGATAGTTACCAAAGTGCCTTTCAATCCTGTAAACTGTTCTGCAACGTGAAAAGGCTGTGATAAGAACCTTTGTACTCTTCTTGCTCTGTGCACAACCAATTTATCTTCTTCAGATAATTCATCCATTCCAAGAATTGCAATAATATCTTGAAGTTCTTTATATCGTTGTAATAACATTTTTACGTCTTGCGCACATTTGTAATGCTCTTTTCCAACAATATCTTCCGTTAGAATTCTTGAAGTAGAATCCAATGGATCAACCGCTGGGTAAATACCTAACTCAGCAATTTTTCTTGATAGTACAGTAGTTGCATCTAAGTGAGCAAACGTTGTTGCCGGTGCAGGGTCAGTA contains:
- the atpC gene encoding ATP synthase F1 subunit epsilon; this encodes MELEIITPDKSVFSGEATSVTLPGSDGSLGILDNHAALISTLQSGPLKVIDANGEETVYDLKGGGVAEVQNNKLIILAESI